A window of bacterium BMS3Abin02 contains these coding sequences:
- the folK gene encoding 2-amino-4-hydroxy-6-hydroxymethyldihydropteridine pyrophosphokinase: MTRAVVALGSNLGDRIGHLELAVAALAGCGEVVAVSSVYETAPVGGPDQGPYLNAVAVVETDLEPYELLDSLLRIEQRTGRERTVRWGPRTLDLDLILYGDRVLDDERLTVPHPRLAQRRFVLEPLAEVWPGAVLPDGRPVTGLLSGVQDQSVSRRQQRLEARPETFTSRGGWWVTAQGVVLVAAAVALVMDAGSPAWPAWVISLGAILVVAGVIQSLLGSRHLGANLTPYPQPLPSAKLVASGAYRWVRHPIYGGIVLLLVGAALLRSSLAALVVGIVGAAFFWMKARLEERRLMEHYPGYAAYRAHVRKRLIPWVV, from the coding sequence ATGACACGGGCGGTGGTCGCTCTCGGTTCGAACCTGGGCGATCGGATCGGTCATCTCGAGCTTGCCGTCGCGGCTCTCGCCGGTTGTGGTGAGGTGGTGGCCGTGTCGTCGGTGTATGAGACGGCGCCGGTCGGCGGTCCGGACCAGGGACCGTATCTGAACGCCGTCGCCGTCGTCGAGACGGATCTGGAACCCTACGAGCTACTCGACAGCCTCCTGCGGATCGAGCAGCGAACCGGCAGGGAACGAACGGTCCGGTGGGGGCCGCGCACCCTCGACCTGGACCTGATCCTCTACGGGGACCGGGTGCTCGACGACGAGCGTCTGACGGTGCCGCATCCCCGGCTCGCGCAACGCCGGTTCGTCCTCGAGCCGCTCGCGGAGGTGTGGCCGGGCGCGGTGCTACCCGACGGGAGGCCGGTCACCGGCCTGCTCTCCGGCGTGCAAGACCAGAGCGTGTCGCGGAGGCAGCAACGTCTGGAGGCGCGTCCGGAGACGTTCACTTCTCGGGGTGGCTGGTGGGTGACGGCACAGGGCGTGGTACTCGTCGCGGCGGCAGTGGCACTGGTCATGGATGCGGGCTCGCCGGCCTGGCCGGCCTGGGTCATCTCGTTGGGCGCGATCCTGGTGGTTGCGGGTGTCATCCAATCGCTGCTCGGATCGCGGCACCTGGGTGCAAATCTGACGCCGTACCCGCAGCCGCTGCCGTCGGCGAAGCTCGTGGCATCGGGCGCCTACCGGTGGGTGCGGCATCCGATCTACGGAGGAATCGTGCTGCTGCTCGTGGGCGCGGCACTGCTCCGGTCGAGCCTCGCCGCGCTGGTCGTCGGGATCGTCGGCGCGGCGTTCTTCTGGATGAAGGCCCGCCTCGAGGAGCGGCGTCTCATGGAGCACTACCCGGGATACGCGGCGTACCGGGCGCACGTGAGGAAGCGGCTGATCCCCTGGGTCGTGTGA
- the sigR gene encoding ECF RNA polymerase sigma factor SigR, whose product MADQKDFERDAMQFAPQLYSAALRMTRKPADAEDLVQETFLKAYRAYHTFTAGTNLKAWLYRILTNAYINRYRKQMRRPTETDLGDAEDLYLYRRIGDSGQVTRSAEEQVLEQFVDADVKAAVESLPEHFRLPVLLADVEGFSYKEIAEIMDVPIGTVMSRLHRGRKALERALWSFAREHGLTGTDHE is encoded by the coding sequence GTGGCCGATCAGAAGGATTTCGAGCGGGACGCGATGCAGTTCGCGCCGCAGCTCTACTCGGCGGCTCTGCGTATGACGCGCAAGCCTGCCGACGCAGAGGATCTCGTTCAGGAGACCTTTCTGAAGGCCTATCGCGCCTATCACACCTTCACGGCGGGAACGAACCTGAAGGCGTGGCTGTATCGAATCCTCACGAATGCGTACATCAACCGCTATCGCAAGCAGATGCGCCGCCCAACCGAGACGGATCTCGGCGACGCCGAGGACTTGTACCTGTATCGGAGGATCGGAGATTCGGGCCAGGTCACTCGCAGCGCCGAAGAACAGGTCCTCGAACAATTCGTCGACGCCGATGTCAAAGCGGCGGTCGAATCGCTTCCCGAGCACTTCCGGCTTCCGGTGCTCCTCGCCGACGTCGAAGGTTTTTCCTACAAGGAGATCGCCGAGATCATGGATGTGCCGATCGGAACGGTGATGTCGAGGCTCCATCGTGGAAGAAAAGCCTTGGAGCGGGCGTTATGGAGTTTTGCACGGGAACACGGACTCACCGGGACAGACCATGAGTAA
- the tmk gene encoding thymidylate kinase: MNIGHYVALEGIEGAGKSTVAALLAERLREIGHDVVIVREPGGTPIGEGIRSVLLHGDDMADWTEALLFAAQRAQLAEEVIAPALAGGSWVIGDRSVYSSLAYQGGARQLGFDRVRVVNQAGLQGIWPDTVVLLRLPPRVGLTRQDGDDRIGGQGLEFQGRVADAYEKLAVDEPLRFLAVDASRPVESVVDDVMDALRDRWLF, translated from the coding sequence ATGAACATCGGTCACTACGTTGCGCTCGAAGGCATCGAAGGCGCAGGCAAGAGCACCGTTGCGGCGCTGCTGGCCGAACGGCTGAGGGAGATCGGTCACGATGTCGTGATCGTGCGCGAGCCCGGTGGCACGCCGATCGGTGAGGGCATTCGCAGCGTCCTGCTGCATGGCGACGACATGGCCGATTGGACCGAGGCACTTCTGTTCGCAGCCCAGCGCGCCCAACTCGCGGAGGAGGTCATCGCCCCGGCGCTCGCCGGCGGGTCCTGGGTGATCGGCGACCGCTCGGTCTACTCGTCGCTCGCCTATCAGGGCGGTGCGAGACAGCTCGGGTTCGATCGAGTTCGGGTAGTCAATCAGGCAGGGTTGCAGGGCATCTGGCCCGACACCGTCGTTCTCCTCAGACTCCCGCCACGAGTCGGTCTCACACGCCAGGATGGTGATGATCGAATCGGAGGTCAGGGACTCGAGTTTCAGGGCCGTGTCGCCGATGCCTACGAGAAACTGGCCGTCGACGAACCGCTTCGCTTCTTGGCCGTCGATGCGAGCCGCCCGGTCGAGAGCGTCGTCGACGATGTCATGGACGCTTTGAGGGACCGATGGCTCTTCTAG
- the tilS gene encoding tRNA(Ile)-lysidine synthase: MADSRRLSALARTVLARAGVPTGPCVVALSGGPDSAICAWVALQAGAGVRAVHVDHGLAASPVVRGAAVAIAASLGIPLHITEVTVGRGPSPEGLARTARYKALEAALAPGELLLTGHTRADQAETVLGNLLRGAGPDGLAGIPRRRGRIVRPLLDVTRSQTRELATLLGLPWVEDPANLEAGPRRNLIRREAIPYLEGRFNPSLERALARTADALRAENEHLDRQAERVPVVVTGSSVRLPAPVLATIDPVVAVRAVRRAIRMIGGPHAGNARDVHVVLGVARGTAARASLSDGLEAERHRALVVLSRSAAAAVPESAPWTLPGHAGFGTWSFEAWVAQAPPIAFPLSRFVEVFDSSAVPSTVTVRVVRTGDRIAIAGGHKGVAEVLAEAGIAVCDRPVWPVVVGSQEQILWVPGVRRADLGWVDSDTRRYLWVRATREDA, encoded by the coding sequence ATGGCTGACTCGCGTCGCTTGAGCGCGCTCGCCCGCACGGTGCTGGCCAGAGCCGGTGTTCCCACAGGTCCGTGCGTGGTTGCGCTCTCCGGCGGTCCTGACAGCGCCATCTGCGCGTGGGTTGCGCTCCAGGCAGGCGCCGGCGTGCGCGCCGTTCACGTCGACCATGGTCTCGCCGCATCCCCGGTCGTGCGCGGGGCCGCCGTTGCGATCGCGGCCTCCCTCGGCATTCCGTTGCACATCACCGAAGTGACCGTTGGTCGTGGACCGTCACCGGAGGGTCTCGCCAGAACCGCTCGCTACAAGGCGCTCGAGGCGGCTCTCGCTCCGGGAGAGCTGTTGCTGACCGGTCACACGCGTGCAGACCAGGCCGAAACCGTGTTGGGCAACCTGCTGAGGGGTGCAGGACCGGACGGGCTGGCGGGCATCCCTCGGCGCCGGGGACGAATCGTCCGTCCCCTCTTGGACGTGACACGATCACAGACGCGTGAGCTTGCCACCCTGTTGGGGCTTCCCTGGGTCGAGGATCCGGCGAATCTCGAAGCGGGGCCTCGCAGGAATCTCATTCGCCGGGAGGCCATTCCCTATCTCGAGGGGCGTTTCAATCCGTCGCTCGAACGAGCACTCGCGCGCACCGCCGACGCGCTCCGTGCGGAGAACGAGCACCTGGACCGGCAGGCAGAGCGGGTGCCCGTGGTTGTCACGGGCTCCTCGGTTCGGCTACCGGCGCCGGTCCTGGCGACGATCGATCCGGTCGTTGCAGTTCGAGCCGTTCGTAGGGCGATACGCATGATCGGCGGTCCGCACGCAGGCAACGCTCGCGACGTGCACGTCGTCTTGGGTGTCGCCCGCGGGACGGCGGCGCGTGCTTCACTGAGCGACGGCCTGGAGGCAGAGCGCCACCGAGCGCTGGTCGTGCTTTCACGATCTGCGGCGGCGGCGGTTCCCGAATCGGCCCCTTGGACACTTCCCGGCCACGCAGGATTCGGAACCTGGTCCTTCGAGGCATGGGTGGCGCAGGCGCCCCCGATCGCGTTCCCTCTGAGCCGATTCGTGGAAGTCTTCGATTCGTCTGCGGTCCCTTCCACGGTCACGGTGCGGGTGGTGCGGACGGGAGACAGGATCGCGATCGCAGGCGGCCACAAGGGCGTGGCCGAAGTGCTGGCGGAAGCCGGCATTGCCGTGTGCGACCGTCCGGTCTGGCCGGTGGTCGTAGGGTCTCAGGAGCAGATCTTGTGGGTTCCGGGTGTGCGGCGGGCAGATCTCGGCTGGGTAGATTCGGACACGAGGCGCTACCTTTGGGTCCGCGCGACTCGGGAGGATGCGTGA
- a CDS encoding 2-acyl-glycerophospho-ethanolamine acyltransferase, translating into MERKGDSATGALGLVRHGPFARLWWAGLASSFGDWVALFATIALADAIGGVTGILVPLTARMLPGLFGAAAGVLADRFNRKVTMVVCDAGRALLVVSLVFVRTLPELFLVSFAMEVLALFWGPSREASIPNLVPKKVLVRANSLSLVAVYGTLPVGSAAFSIFAGISELTNVLGAFGSNTGLAFVVDSATFIFSASLIATIPIPRPEVSKDRMARGRLDWKLPFRDVMDGIRFILRERSVRSVIVGIATALFGAGIFFALGQPFSSSVLNAGSSGFGILITALGSGVGLGMIGLSAMGMSDFRRDVAFSLSLVATGLTITAAALSRTIAGAAFWALLAGAGAGSSYVMGFTHLHEQVTDELRGRTFAALYTLTRTALLISITAAAFVAAILDGKLPGIFSSGIRSALVLGGVVVAFAGAITLWNMRKTFSRPHIPEEALRTFEDASDTFTEIRGRRRKERE; encoded by the coding sequence ATGGAAAGGAAGGGGGACTCCGCCACGGGCGCACTTGGCTTGGTGCGTCACGGTCCGTTCGCGCGTCTCTGGTGGGCCGGTCTCGCGTCGAGCTTCGGCGACTGGGTCGCCCTCTTCGCGACGATCGCTCTCGCCGATGCGATCGGCGGAGTGACGGGCATCCTCGTTCCGCTGACCGCCCGGATGCTGCCGGGACTCTTCGGTGCCGCTGCCGGCGTGCTCGCAGACCGCTTCAACCGCAAGGTCACCATGGTCGTGTGCGACGCCGGCCGGGCGCTGCTCGTCGTGTCGCTGGTGTTCGTCCGTACGCTCCCGGAGCTGTTTCTCGTCTCCTTCGCCATGGAGGTGCTTGCGTTGTTCTGGGGGCCGTCGCGCGAAGCCAGCATCCCGAACCTCGTACCGAAGAAGGTGCTGGTTCGGGCGAACAGCCTGAGCCTGGTTGCGGTGTACGGGACGCTCCCGGTCGGGTCGGCAGCCTTTTCGATCTTCGCCGGGATCTCCGAACTGACCAATGTTCTGGGCGCATTCGGATCGAATACCGGCCTTGCCTTTGTGGTGGATTCGGCCACGTTCATCTTCTCGGCATCGTTGATCGCAACGATTCCGATCCCGCGTCCCGAGGTGAGCAAAGACAGGATGGCCCGTGGCAGGCTGGACTGGAAACTGCCATTCAGGGATGTCATGGACGGGATTCGGTTCATCCTTCGAGAACGTTCCGTGAGGAGCGTGATCGTCGGCATCGCAACCGCCCTGTTCGGCGCCGGCATCTTTTTCGCCCTGGGTCAGCCGTTCTCGAGCTCGGTGCTCAATGCCGGAAGCTCCGGATTCGGGATTCTCATCACGGCGCTCGGAAGCGGCGTCGGCCTCGGCATGATTGGACTGTCGGCGATGGGGATGAGCGACTTTCGTCGAGATGTCGCCTTTTCCCTGAGCCTCGTCGCAACCGGCTTGACGATCACCGCTGCGGCTCTCTCTCGGACGATCGCCGGAGCGGCGTTTTGGGCGCTGCTGGCCGGTGCCGGGGCCGGTTCCTCCTACGTTATGGGTTTCACCCATCTGCACGAGCAGGTCACCGACGAGCTGAGAGGGCGGACGTTCGCTGCGCTCTACACGCTCACCAGGACGGCCCTGCTGATCTCGATCACGGCCGCTGCGTTCGTCGCCGCGATTCTCGACGGGAAACTCCCTGGGATATTCTCCAGCGGCATCCGGAGCGCCCTCGTGCTTGGTGGAGTGGTGGTGGCGTTCGCCGGTGCGATTACCTTGTGGAACATGCGCAAGACGTTCTCGCGGCCCCATATCCCGGAAGAAGCCCTTCGTACCTTCGAGGACGCCTCCGACACCTTCACCGAGATTCGAGGCCGGCGTCGAAAGGAACGTGAATGA
- the folB gene encoding putative dihydroneopterin aldolase: MDGRIDLNGIRVFAHHGAYPEERQAGQTFVIDVTMHLNLESAAATDDLAATIDYGALAQAIHRRVADERWDLIERVAGRVADLVMEDDRVDAVEVTVHKPEAPIPVSFDDVSVTIRRSR; this comes from the coding sequence ATGGACGGACGAATCGATCTGAACGGCATCCGTGTCTTCGCGCACCATGGCGCGTATCCGGAAGAACGGCAGGCCGGTCAGACGTTCGTGATCGATGTGACGATGCACCTGAATCTCGAGTCGGCCGCCGCGACGGACGATCTGGCGGCGACGATCGACTACGGGGCACTCGCCCAGGCCATCCATCGTCGTGTCGCCGACGAACGCTGGGATCTCATCGAACGCGTCGCCGGCCGTGTGGCAGATCTGGTGATGGAGGATGACCGGGTCGATGCAGTAGAGGTGACCGTGCACAAGCCGGAGGCGCCGATCCCGGTGTCGTTCGACGACGTGTCGGTGACGATCCGGCGGAGCCGATGA
- the ftsH_1 gene encoding ATP-dependent zinc metalloprotease FtsH, translating into MNRTIRSILVYGLIAMIMLVLLQQYLGTSGEPDKVSYSEFWNDITAGKVATATIMQKSNVVTGEFVGSVDGTPDYKVDYLQEDENELSAALRAAGVDVKVDPEPAGFWEILITFLPWLFLIGFMVFIFMQMQGSGNRVMQFGKSRAKQVSHDMPKITFDDVAGVDEAVEELTELKEFLQSPDKFRALGAKMPKGVLLFGPPGTGKTLLARAVAGEAGVPFFTIAGSDFVEMFVGVGASRVRDLFEQAKAQAPAIVFIDEIDAVGRHRGAGLGGGHDEREQTLNQLLVELDGFDVNAGVIVIAGTNRPDILDPALLRPGRFDRQIVVDRPDLPGRKAILTVHARGKPLADDIDLEVLARQTPGFTGADLANLLNEGALLAARRGKDLIAMDELEESIERVIAGPERKSRLISEGEKKVIAYHETGHALVGWALPMADPIHKVTIIPRGRSLGHTQSLPEEDKYIMRRSELVDQLAMFLGGRTAEELVFDDPSTGAGDDIEKATDIARQMVMEYGMSDRLGPMKYGHANGEVFLGRDYGRQQDYSDEVAAFIDAEVRKLISQAHREARQILETHRSALDRMAAVLIEKETIDAGEVAEIFKDVPKWQHAHSDGIRIRVPGGTPAVGGVAASHTETV; encoded by the coding sequence GTGAACCGCACCATCCGTTCGATCCTGGTCTACGGGCTGATCGCCATGATCATGCTGGTACTCCTCCAGCAGTATCTCGGCACGTCGGGAGAGCCGGACAAGGTTTCGTACAGCGAGTTCTGGAACGATATCACTGCGGGCAAGGTCGCAACGGCGACCATCATGCAGAAATCCAACGTGGTCACCGGAGAGTTCGTCGGCTCGGTCGACGGTACCCCCGACTACAAGGTCGACTATCTGCAGGAGGACGAGAACGAGCTGTCCGCGGCGCTCAGGGCTGCCGGCGTCGACGTGAAGGTCGATCCGGAGCCGGCCGGATTCTGGGAGATCCTCATCACGTTCCTGCCGTGGCTGTTCCTCATCGGCTTCATGGTGTTCATTTTCATGCAGATGCAAGGGTCGGGGAACCGGGTGATGCAGTTCGGCAAGTCCCGGGCGAAACAGGTGTCGCACGACATGCCCAAGATCACGTTCGACGACGTTGCCGGAGTCGACGAGGCCGTCGAGGAGCTGACCGAACTCAAGGAGTTTCTCCAATCGCCCGACAAGTTCAGGGCGTTGGGAGCCAAGATGCCCAAAGGGGTGCTGTTGTTCGGTCCTCCCGGTACCGGCAAGACGTTGCTCGCTCGCGCCGTCGCCGGTGAGGCGGGCGTACCGTTCTTCACGATTGCCGGTTCCGACTTCGTCGAGATGTTCGTCGGTGTCGGGGCGTCTCGGGTTCGTGACCTGTTCGAACAGGCCAAGGCGCAGGCGCCGGCCATCGTATTCATCGACGAGATCGACGCCGTCGGCAGGCATCGTGGTGCCGGCCTCGGTGGCGGACACGACGAACGAGAGCAGACACTGAACCAGTTGTTGGTGGAACTCGACGGATTCGATGTCAACGCCGGCGTAATCGTGATCGCAGGGACCAACCGGCCCGACATCCTCGACCCTGCCCTGCTGCGTCCGGGACGGTTCGACCGGCAGATCGTCGTCGATCGTCCCGACCTGCCGGGCCGCAAGGCGATCCTCACGGTGCACGCACGCGGAAAGCCGCTCGCCGACGACATCGACCTGGAGGTGCTGGCCCGTCAGACGCCCGGTTTCACCGGAGCGGACCTGGCCAACCTGTTGAACGAAGGAGCGTTGCTGGCGGCACGCCGCGGCAAGGACCTGATCGCGATGGACGAACTCGAGGAGTCCATCGAGCGGGTCATCGCCGGTCCCGAGCGCAAGAGCAGGCTGATCTCCGAGGGGGAGAAGAAGGTCATCGCCTATCACGAGACCGGGCACGCGTTGGTCGGGTGGGCGCTTCCGATGGCCGACCCGATCCACAAGGTCACGATCATCCCCCGTGGCCGTTCGCTCGGACATACACAATCTCTGCCCGAGGAAGACAAGTACATCATGCGGCGTTCCGAGCTCGTCGATCAGCTGGCGATGTTCCTGGGCGGCCGAACGGCGGAAGAGTTGGTGTTCGACGATCCGAGCACCGGCGCCGGCGACGACATCGAGAAGGCAACCGATATCGCACGCCAGATGGTGATGGAGTACGGGATGAGCGACCGGCTCGGACCGATGAAATACGGGCATGCAAACGGTGAAGTCTTCCTCGGTCGAGATTACGGCCGTCAGCAGGACTACTCGGACGAGGTGGCTGCGTTCATCGACGCCGAGGTCCGCAAGCTGATCTCCCAGGCGCACAGGGAAGCTCGCCAGATTCTCGAGACTCATCGAAGCGCCCTCGACCGGATGGCGGCCGTCCTCATCGAGAAGGAGACGATCGATGCCGGCGAAGTCGCCGAGATCTTCAAAGACGTGCCGAAATGGCAGCACGCGCACAGCGACGGCATCCGCATCCGGGTTCCCGGCGGCACCCCGGCTGTCGGCGGGGTCGCGGCCAGCCACACAGAGACCGTCTGA
- the hpt_1 gene encoding hypoxanthine phosphoribosyltransferase → MKVGKTLISAEEIEAALATMGKAISADYAGRDLLMIAVLKGAFITLADLARHIEIPVEFDFMAVSSYGAATKTSGVVRILKDLDQEIAGRDVLIVEDIIDSGLTLNYLLKSLRVRHPESLEIAALLVKKDTQRIPIDVKYTGFEIGPEFVIGYGLDYAGKYRNLPHIAVMVEDDE, encoded by the coding sequence GTGAAGGTCGGGAAGACGCTCATCAGCGCCGAAGAAATCGAAGCCGCACTCGCCACGATGGGCAAGGCCATATCCGCGGACTACGCGGGCAGGGATCTGCTGATGATCGCCGTCCTGAAAGGCGCGTTCATCACGTTGGCCGACTTGGCGCGCCACATCGAGATACCGGTCGAGTTCGACTTCATGGCCGTGTCTTCGTACGGCGCCGCCACCAAGACCTCCGGTGTGGTGAGGATCCTCAAGGATCTCGACCAGGAGATTGCAGGGCGTGACGTTCTCATCGTCGAGGACATCATCGACTCGGGGCTCACTCTCAACTACCTGCTCAAGAGCCTGCGGGTCCGGCACCCGGAGTCACTCGAAATCGCGGCGCTGCTCGTCAAGAAGGACACCCAGCGGATCCCGATCGACGTCAAGTACACGGGTTTCGAGATCGGCCCCGAATTCGTGATCGGCTACGGACTCGATTACGCCGGAAAGTATCGGAACCTGCCGCACATCGCGGTGATGGTCGAAGACGACGAGTAG
- the folE gene encoding GTP cyclohydrolase 1, whose product MDNVPDVEAIVGAVRTILEAIGEDPEREGLAKTPERVARMYAEVFDGLHRDPKEILETVFVQEEHREIVMVKDIPFYSMCEHHLMPFHGRAHVAYLPKGTLTGLSKLARLVEVFARRPQLQERLTTQIADTLMDAVDPYGVLVVVEAEHLCMSMRGVKKPGSITTTSAVRGAFAESAATRSEAFALLFGNR is encoded by the coding sequence ATGGACAACGTCCCGGATGTCGAGGCGATCGTCGGCGCGGTCCGTACGATCCTCGAAGCGATCGGCGAAGACCCCGAACGCGAAGGCCTTGCGAAGACGCCTGAGCGGGTCGCCCGCATGTACGCGGAAGTGTTCGATGGCCTTCATCGGGACCCCAAAGAGATCCTCGAGACGGTGTTCGTCCAAGAGGAGCACCGCGAGATCGTCATGGTCAAGGACATTCCGTTCTACTCGATGTGCGAGCACCACCTCATGCCATTCCACGGGAGGGCGCATGTCGCCTACCTTCCCAAGGGGACGCTCACGGGACTCTCGAAGCTCGCCCGCCTCGTCGAGGTGTTCGCCCGCAGGCCGCAGCTCCAGGAGCGGCTCACGACACAGATCGCCGACACGCTGATGGATGCCGTCGACCCGTACGGCGTACTGGTGGTCGTCGAGGCCGAACATCTGTGCATGAGCATGCGCGGGGTGAAGAAACCTGGCTCGATCACGACGACCTCCGCGGTCCGGGGCGCCTTCGCGGAAAGCGCGGCGACCCGCTCGGAGGCGTTCGCGCTGCTGTTCGGGAACCGATGA
- the dnaX_1 gene encoding DNA polymerase III subunit tau gives MALLDGIVGHGPIGILLEREAVRPAQAYLFVGPSNVGKGTVARRFAATLLCPERGIHDGVCTTCRRVLNGNHPDVTMVHPEGQAALSVVQARAAITKAMLAPVEGERKVIVLDEAGSMTDQAANAMLKTLEEPTPSTVFILVAESEQDMPATVASRCRTIQFGRLREEDLVDALVTQGIEIDQAREVARIAGGRPGLALDLARRPEVAEFRRVWLGVPLQVSSHPGVAFRLAEDVMGAADPLLEAIRERQTADAEMDLTAAGRKALKDRHERALRQASRSLLVAGLEILASWYADAASAQYAGPVRNRDVPMATLALVRPRDAVANAERVLAAVPDLRANLRPQLVLAALFTELAPVT, from the coding sequence ATGGCTCTTCTAGACGGCATCGTCGGCCACGGTCCGATCGGCATACTGCTGGAACGTGAGGCGGTTCGTCCCGCACAGGCGTATCTGTTCGTCGGCCCTTCGAATGTGGGTAAGGGCACGGTTGCCCGCCGGTTCGCCGCCACGCTCCTGTGCCCCGAACGCGGAATCCACGACGGGGTGTGTACCACGTGCAGGCGTGTTCTGAACGGCAACCATCCGGATGTGACCATGGTGCATCCGGAAGGGCAGGCGGCGCTGTCCGTCGTTCAGGCGCGAGCGGCGATCACCAAGGCGATGCTTGCCCCCGTGGAAGGGGAACGGAAGGTGATCGTGCTCGACGAGGCAGGCTCGATGACGGACCAGGCCGCCAACGCGATGCTGAAGACACTCGAGGAGCCGACGCCTTCGACGGTGTTCATCCTCGTCGCGGAATCCGAACAAGACATGCCGGCCACCGTCGCGAGCCGTTGCAGGACGATCCAGTTCGGAAGGCTGCGCGAAGAGGACCTGGTCGACGCGCTCGTCACCCAAGGGATCGAAATCGACCAGGCCCGCGAAGTTGCGCGGATCGCCGGTGGCCGGCCGGGACTGGCACTGGATCTGGCGAGACGCCCGGAGGTGGCCGAGTTCCGTCGTGTCTGGCTCGGGGTCCCGCTGCAGGTGTCTTCACATCCGGGTGTGGCCTTTCGCCTCGCCGAAGACGTGATGGGTGCTGCCGATCCGCTTCTCGAGGCGATCCGTGAGCGGCAGACCGCGGACGCAGAGATGGATCTCACCGCCGCCGGCCGCAAGGCGTTGAAGGACCGCCATGAGCGGGCGCTGCGGCAGGCATCCCGATCTCTGCTGGTGGCGGGTTTGGAGATCCTGGCTTCATGGTATGCGGATGCCGCATCCGCTCAATACGCCGGTCCGGTGAGAAACCGGGACGTGCCCATGGCCACCCTGGCATTGGTCCGACCCAGGGACGCGGTGGCCAACGCAGAGCGTGTGTTGGCGGCGGTGCCGGATCTGAGGGCGAACCTGCGCCCTCAGCTCGTCCTGGCCGCGCTGTTCACCGAGCTGGCGCCGGTTACGTGA
- the folP_2 gene encoding dihydropteroate synthase — protein sequence MTWRARGVSLPDRALIMGIVNVTPDSFSDGGRFLDPDEAIALSVRLVADGADIIDVGGESTRPGAEPVPAAEEIRRVEPVVGALVGEGIVVSIDTAKRDVAQAALEAGASIVNDVSALGAAGMAETVAASDAGLVLMHMQGTPRTMQTNPTYGDVVTEVRDFLVDRALFAQDHGISPDCIAIDPGIGFGKTIVHNLTLLAHIGVLVETGYPVLIGTSRKSFLGALTGEERPERRDVATAAASALAVAAGASVVRVHNVAVSRPAVQVADAMVRHGGGAS from the coding sequence ATGACCTGGCGGGCGCGCGGCGTGTCCCTCCCCGACAGGGCGCTGATCATGGGCATCGTGAATGTCACCCCCGACTCGTTCTCCGACGGCGGCCGCTTCCTCGATCCGGACGAGGCCATTGCTCTGAGCGTGCGTCTCGTCGCAGATGGCGCCGACATCATCGACGTCGGAGGGGAGTCGACCAGACCGGGCGCCGAGCCGGTGCCCGCCGCCGAAGAGATCAGGCGGGTGGAGCCGGTCGTCGGGGCGCTCGTCGGCGAAGGCATCGTCGTCTCCATCGACACCGCGAAGCGCGACGTTGCCCAAGCTGCACTGGAAGCAGGAGCATCGATCGTCAACGACGTGTCTGCGCTCGGCGCAGCCGGCATGGCCGAGACCGTCGCCGCGTCCGACGCGGGGCTGGTCCTCATGCACATGCAGGGGACCCCTCGCACGATGCAGACCAACCCGACCTACGGCGACGTGGTCACGGAGGTGAGGGACTTTCTCGTCGACCGGGCATTGTTCGCGCAGGATCACGGCATCTCACCGGACTGCATCGCGATCGATCCAGGTATCGGATTCGGCAAGACGATCGTTCACAACCTCACGTTGCTGGCCCACATCGGTGTCCTCGTGGAGACCGGCTACCCGGTGCTGATCGGAACGTCCCGCAAGTCCTTCCTCGGGGCACTGACGGGAGAGGAGCGACCGGAACGTCGCGATGTGGCCACGGCGGCGGCTTCGGCGCTGGCGGTGGCCGCGGGAGCTTCCGTTGTTCGGGTACACAATGTTGCCGTTTCTCGGCCTGCCGTGCAGGTCGCCGACGCTATGGTTCGACATGGAGGCGGAGCGTCATGA